One window of Nostoc sp. C052 genomic DNA carries:
- a CDS encoding RNA ligase family protein: MEQIYKYPRTHHIEGSRLQAGDEDLNSIPFSAIKNQYVVVEEKVDGANAAISFTSDRQIRLQSRGHYLTGGAREKHFNLFKQWAHIHAAAFSEVLGSRFILFGEWLYAKHTVFYDALPHYFLEYDVVDLEKQVFLSTKSRQQLLAGLPLVSVPILFAGELQSYKQLIELVGESHYQTAAHLQRFQQICQELGLDVERSLKQTDQSSLMEGLYIKVESGDMVTHRYKYVRSSFLTTILQSDGHWLNRPIIPNQLCIGADLFA; the protein is encoded by the coding sequence ATGGAACAAATTTATAAATATCCGCGTACCCATCACATTGAGGGTTCGCGCTTGCAAGCTGGGGATGAAGACCTCAATAGCATTCCTTTTAGTGCGATTAAAAACCAGTATGTAGTAGTTGAAGAAAAAGTTGATGGTGCAAACGCAGCTATTAGCTTTACCTCCGATAGACAAATCCGACTGCAAAGCCGGGGACACTACTTAACTGGTGGGGCGCGAGAAAAGCACTTTAACTTATTTAAACAGTGGGCACACATTCACGCAGCAGCATTTTCGGAAGTTTTGGGAAGTCGTTTTATTCTCTTTGGAGAATGGCTGTATGCCAAGCACACGGTTTTTTACGATGCTTTACCCCACTACTTTCTAGAATACGATGTGGTGGATTTAGAAAAGCAAGTTTTTCTGTCCACTAAAAGCCGTCAGCAGTTACTTGCTGGGCTACCTCTAGTTTCTGTACCCATATTGTTTGCTGGTGAACTCCAATCTTACAAGCAACTTATCGAGTTGGTGGGTGAATCGCATTATCAAACTGCTGCACATTTGCAACGTTTCCAGCAAATTTGTCAGGAACTTGGACTTGATGTTGAGCGTTCCCTCAAACAAACTGACCAAAGTTCTTTGATGGAAGGTTTATACATCAAAGTTGAGTCGGGAGATATGGTTACTCATCGGTATAAATATGTGCGTTCCAGCTTTTTAACAACCATTCTGCAATCGGATGGGCATTGGCTGAACCGCCCAATAATACCAAATCAGTTGTGTATCGGTGCTGATTTGTTCGCATGA
- a CDS encoding GlsB/YeaQ/YmgE family stress response membrane protein, with product MTNIIAWLVLGLIAGALAKLFYPGTQGGGIISTIILGILGAVFGGYLGQVLLGSSSAAAASVGALSLGSILFSVIGAMILIFLWGLLTRRAV from the coding sequence ATGACTAACATTATTGCTTGGCTGGTTTTAGGTTTAATTGCAGGTGCATTAGCTAAGTTATTTTATCCCGGAACCCAAGGTGGTGGTATTATCTCCACGATTATATTAGGAATACTTGGAGCCGTATTCGGGGGTTATTTAGGTCAAGTGTTGCTGGGAAGTAGTTCAGCCGCCGCCGCATCTGTAGGAGCTTTATCTCTGGGAAGCATTTTATTTTCTGTGATTGGGGCAATGATACTGATTTTCCTTTGGGGTTTACTGACTCGTCGGGCTGTGTAA
- a CDS encoding ATP-binding protein: protein MKISQKLISGILGIATLSGIIGAISAHQQLEIAKYLAQQEAEEVAGLLGYFVSHEFEDHKMRSRNEMLAHLQEHVESLHKQRQRDLEIVDRNKIILADVVTEDIGTLLDHDRNNEVGKTIQDGITRTYIETSPEYPNGIKLIAVAFKTSKNEMIGAVILEYTPLYQAALATAHKNILVTSVISLGCSIFALTAGYLLSITISKPIKQLQQAVMNLAEGKLNTRVSIRSQDEIGELATSFNKMADDLQSSRDELVNANEQLRDEITERQLAEAELQQALKDLKKTQIQLIQSEKMSSLGQLVAGVAHEINNPVNFIYGNLQHTDDYTQQLLLLIKLYQNYYPNPEPEIKNANEEADIEYLTEDLPKMLTSMKMGAKRIREIVLSLRIFSRLDEAEFKTADLHEGIDSTLLILQHRLKAQNNRPEIQVVKEYGKMPQIQCFAGQLNQVFMNLLANAIDALEDACQKELCPNPLIRISSEQINENAIVRITDNGIGIPKEIQSRLFDPFFTTKPIGKGTGMGLSISYQIITDKHGGSLQCISSPGQGAEFVISIPIRVAKSAQSSIGDRHKLNHI from the coding sequence ATGAAAATTAGTCAAAAATTAATTTCGGGTATTCTAGGAATAGCTACTCTTTCAGGAATTATTGGTGCAATTAGTGCCCATCAACAATTAGAAATAGCTAAGTATCTTGCTCAACAAGAGGCTGAAGAAGTTGCTGGACTACTGGGATATTTCGTAAGTCATGAGTTTGAAGACCATAAAATGCGATCGCGAAATGAGATGCTAGCCCATTTGCAAGAGCATGTTGAATCGCTACACAAACAACGTCAGCGCGATTTGGAAATTGTAGACCGGAATAAAATCATTCTGGCAGATGTAGTTACCGAAGATATCGGTACGCTATTAGATCACGATCGCAATAATGAAGTTGGTAAAACTATTCAAGATGGTATAACAAGAACATATATTGAAACTAGTCCTGAATACCCAAATGGAATTAAATTGATTGCTGTGGCTTTTAAGACTAGCAAAAATGAAATGATTGGTGCAGTAATTTTAGAATATACACCGCTTTATCAAGCAGCACTAGCAACAGCCCATAAAAATATTCTCGTTACATCGGTCATCAGTTTGGGATGTAGCATATTTGCCTTAACAGCCGGTTATCTACTCTCCATAACCATCTCCAAACCAATTAAACAACTCCAGCAAGCTGTGATGAATCTGGCTGAAGGTAAGCTGAATACCAGAGTGAGTATTCGCTCCCAGGATGAGATTGGCGAGTTAGCTACCTCATTCAACAAAATGGCAGACGATCTGCAATCTTCCAGAGATGAGTTGGTCAATGCTAACGAACAATTACGAGATGAAATTACCGAGCGCCAACTAGCAGAAGCCGAACTTCAGCAAGCTTTAAAAGACCTGAAAAAAACCCAAATCCAATTAATTCAATCAGAAAAAATGTCGAGTCTGGGTCAGCTAGTAGCAGGAGTTGCCCATGAAATTAACAATCCAGTTAATTTTATCTACGGCAATCTCCAACACACTGATGATTACACTCAACAATTGCTGCTGTTAATTAAACTTTATCAAAATTATTATCCTAACCCAGAGCCAGAAATTAAAAATGCTAACGAAGAAGCAGATATTGAGTATCTAACAGAAGATTTACCTAAGATGTTAACCTCGATGAAGATGGGGGCTAAACGCATCCGAGAAATTGTTCTTAGTCTCCGAATTTTCTCTCGTTTGGATGAAGCTGAGTTCAAAACGGCCGATCTCCATGAAGGAATCGACAGTACCCTGTTAATTTTGCAACACCGTCTAAAGGCACAAAATAATCGCCCGGAAATTCAAGTGGTGAAAGAATATGGTAAAATGCCTCAAATCCAGTGTTTTGCGGGGCAACTAAATCAGGTTTTTATGAACCTCTTGGCAAATGCAATCGATGCTTTAGAAGATGCTTGCCAAAAAGAACTTTGTCCAAATCCTTTGATTCGCATTTCTTCTGAACAGATAAATGAAAATGCGATCGTTCGGATTACTGATAATGGAATAGGAATTCCAAAAGAAATCCAGTCGCGTTTATTTGACCCTTTTTTCACCACAAAACCAATTGGTAAGGGGACTGGTATGGGCTTATCGATCAGTTACCAGATAATTACTGACAAGCATGGTGGATCTTTACAATGTATTTCATCACCAGGACAGGGTGCAGAGTTTGTAATTTCAATCCCGATTCGAGTCGCAAAATCAGCACAATCATCAATTGGCGATCGCCATAAGCTAAATCACATCTAG
- a CDS encoding general stress protein — protein sequence MTLEKERITVGVFAGYSDAQLVLQDLKAANFPMQKVSVVSRNTEEQSDIAGVEIREHTSNTSSEDAAGAVTGSALDGLTGLLVGLVLLVIPGIGPVILAGAEVTAIATTLAGGLPTLFRSLGIAEKPAQGYSDLVCKGYYLVIVTGIDIEIRIAKRIFNRRDLQQWGAYEPYSTPNSRYKHALGVFYARQDAEKALTELKTAGFPMSQISIVTKNTSGLNDISEVNISSSQDNYTNLGIADDLARYYDHHLTLDRYLLVLKSTDIYVAGARAILESNKIQHFTIYSPSELDATRIDRQVMTNL from the coding sequence ATGACACTAGAAAAAGAGCGAATAACTGTAGGAGTTTTCGCTGGATATTCCGATGCACAATTGGTACTTCAGGATTTAAAAGCTGCTAATTTTCCAATGCAGAAAGTTTCTGTTGTTTCACGGAATACAGAAGAACAAAGTGATATTGCTGGTGTTGAAATTAGAGAACACACTAGCAATACATCCTCAGAAGATGCTGCTGGAGCCGTTACTGGTAGTGCTTTAGATGGTCTTACTGGCTTATTGGTCGGTTTAGTACTCTTGGTAATTCCTGGTATAGGCCCAGTCATCTTAGCTGGAGCAGAAGTAACTGCGATCGCTACCACTTTAGCAGGTGGTTTACCCACTTTGTTCCGAAGTTTAGGAATTGCGGAAAAGCCAGCACAGGGTTATAGCGATCTTGTTTGCAAAGGTTACTATTTGGTGATAGTAACTGGCATAGACATAGAAATTCGCATTGCTAAGAGGATTTTTAATCGCCGCGATCTTCAACAGTGGGGCGCTTATGAGCCATACTCTACCCCAAATAGTCGCTATAAACACGCGCTTGGTGTTTTCTATGCGCGCCAAGATGCGGAAAAAGCGCTTACTGAACTGAAAACTGCTGGCTTTCCAATGAGTCAAATATCGATAGTTACTAAAAATACAAGCGGTCTCAATGATATTTCAGAGGTAAATATCAGCAGTTCCCAAGATAACTACACTAATTTAGGAATTGCTGACGATCTAGCCAGATATTATGATCATCATCTGACTCTCGATCGTTACCTATTAGTCTTAAAAAGTACTGATATATACGTAGCTGGTGCAAGAGCTATTTTAGAGAGTAACAAAATTCAACATTTTACTATCTATAGCCCATCTGAACTTGATGCCACTAGAATCGATCGCCAGGTTATGACAAATTTATAA
- a CDS encoding AAA family ATPase produces the protein MNTSVQFWSFPYCPSDVYDGQRLPNWSIDWSALEAKFDWLRSLADCPQDPRYHAEGNVLIHTKLVCEALVALPQWRALPATERSVLFAAALLHDVAKPASTQIETDGSITSKGHVLQGAKMAQEILWNLDVPFHQRQAIVALVKYGSLPLWFWDKPNPERAVIKTSQIIRCDLLGLLAEADVKGRDCEDQAQLLERIEFFREFCQENHCFEQPRVFSSAHSRFVYFQKEDGKPDYAAYDDTRFQVVMMSGLPGSGKDTWIQENLPDWSVISLDKLRKTMGIDPKDDQGAVANAAKAIAKEYMRNRQSFVWNATNLSCQLRGMLVRLFSSYQASIRIVYLEAAWEELLRRNCARTTKLPEQVLYRMKTRLEVPDITEASIVDWVVR, from the coding sequence ATGAATACTTCGGTGCAATTTTGGTCATTTCCTTATTGCCCCAGCGATGTCTACGACGGGCAGCGCCTACCCAACTGGTCGATAGATTGGTCAGCATTGGAAGCCAAATTTGATTGGTTGCGATCGCTTGCTGATTGCCCCCAAGACCCACGTTACCATGCTGAAGGAAATGTTCTCATCCACACAAAGCTAGTATGCGAGGCATTGGTGGCATTACCCCAATGGCGGGCATTGCCAGCTACAGAACGTTCTGTGTTGTTTGCTGCGGCTTTGCTACACGATGTCGCTAAACCTGCTTCTACTCAAATAGAAACAGATGGCAGCATCACCTCCAAAGGTCACGTACTACAAGGTGCAAAAATGGCACAGGAGATTCTCTGGAATTTGGATGTGCCCTTTCATCAACGACAGGCAATTGTGGCTTTGGTGAAATACGGTAGCTTGCCCTTGTGGTTTTGGGACAAACCCAACCCCGAACGGGCAGTCATTAAAACAAGTCAAATTATTCGTTGCGATCTACTGGGTTTGCTGGCAGAAGCAGATGTGAAAGGGCGCGACTGTGAGGATCAGGCACAATTATTAGAACGAATTGAGTTTTTTCGGGAATTTTGCCAGGAAAATCACTGTTTTGAGCAGCCACGAGTATTTTCGTCAGCCCATAGTCGGTTTGTTTATTTTCAAAAAGAAGATGGCAAACCAGACTATGCAGCTTATGATGATACACGCTTTCAGGTGGTGATGATGTCAGGATTACCTGGTTCGGGAAAAGATACTTGGATTCAAGAAAATCTCCCTGACTGGAGCGTAATTTCTTTAGATAAACTGCGAAAGACAATGGGAATTGATCCTAAAGACGATCAAGGTGCAGTAGCAAATGCAGCGAAGGCGATCGCTAAAGAGTATATGCGAAATAGACAATCCTTTGTTTGGAATGCAACCAACCTCAGCTGCCAACTGCGGGGGATGCTAGTTCGTTTGTTTAGCAGTTACCAAGCCAGTATTCGGATTGTGTATTTGGAGGCAGCTTGGGAAGAACTGCTGAGAAGAAATTGCGCTCGTACCACAAAACTGCCAGAACAAGTACTTTACCGGATGAAAACCCGTCTAGAAGTGCCTGATATTACTGAGGCATCTATTGTTGATTGGGTAGTGAGGTGA
- a CDS encoding response regulator, translating into MLNRLRIGTKIGISFALSLATLTTIGLISYQSTNELIATSRKESHTYQVLSQLEDLNLQLTNAETGQRGYIITGEQRYLEPYNSAIQVINQKVREIQRLTVDNPNQQNRLDILQPLLTERMAVMKNVIELRQTQGLEASQKAILTDQGKQLMDNIQKVIQAMKNEENALLKQRTQKAQAAGQQTLASIVYSIPLFSLLLALIGFALTRHISAPLKQVSDLAEKMADGDLSVSLPDSDRLDEVGVLTRTFNQMIVNLRNTTQRNEEQNWLKSNLAEFTQMLQGQRNLESVARMILSNLAPLVGASQGVFYAMDSIDDQPVLKLLSSYAYKERKNLANQFRLGEGLVGQCALEKQRILLTEVPHDYIRISSGLGEAPPLNIIVLPILFEAEVNAVIELASFGPFNQLHLTFLEQLSENLGVFLNNIASQLQTQQLLEESVALTEELQTQQEELQQSNQRLEEQAHELEESQFLVKQSNEELQQLNEELEEKAELLEAQNQEVARKNREVEGARQSLEEKAEQLALSSKYKSEFLANMSHELRTPLNSLLILARLLADNSLNNLTDKQVEYSRTIYSAGNDLLELINDILDLAKIESGTMSLDIEQIALADLETSLEQTFRQVAHNKELSFTIELDEKLPPTIYNDSKRLQQVLKNLLANAFKFTEQGSVKLKIAEVDNSMIAFAVSDTGIGIPAEKQKIIFEAFQQADGTTSRKYGGTGLGLSISRELAQLLGGRIEIVSEPGEGSTFTLFLPRQQEKKNSQNTLTTPPPEPITSIRTASTIKDVPMVEKRPALIDTSSSVKVFTILPSEIPDDREIIQPGDRTLLIIEDDDKFARILLDMARQQGFKTIVALHSKQGLALAEQFKPNAIMLDIHMPEMDGWTVLDRLKHKPDTRHIPVHILSVDERQQRGLNLGAITYLQKPVSPEALTQVLTDIKGFIERQVKNLLIVEDDPVQAQSIIELIGNGDVQSTAVGTGAEALSILRSHHFDCMVLDLGLPDMSGFALIEQIKLEPRLLKLPIIVYTGKELSRQEETQLRGLAETIIIKNVRSPERLLDETALFLHRVQANLPPPKRQILEQLHQNDPVLANRKILIVDDDLRNIFALTSFLESYQMQVLFAENGRDGIEKLQTNPDINIVLMDIMMPEMDGYETTRAIRQQQQFRSLPIIALTAKAMPGDKEKCIEAGASDYITKPVDTEQLLSLLRVWLYR; encoded by the coding sequence ATGTTGAACCGTTTGAGGATTGGAACCAAGATTGGAATAAGTTTTGCCTTGAGTTTGGCAACTCTGACCACCATTGGTCTAATCTCCTACCAAAGCACCAATGAGCTAATTGCAACTTCACGCAAAGAAAGTCATACTTACCAGGTGTTAAGTCAGCTTGAAGACCTCAACTTGCAACTGACAAATGCTGAGACTGGACAACGCGGTTACATTATCACTGGAGAACAGCGCTATTTAGAACCTTATAATTCTGCTATTCAAGTAATAAATCAAAAAGTTAGGGAAATTCAAAGGTTAACGGTAGATAACCCCAACCAACAAAATCGGCTTGATATTTTGCAGCCACTACTAACCGAGAGAATGGCTGTAATGAAAAATGTCATCGAACTACGGCAAACCCAAGGCTTAGAAGCTTCTCAGAAAGCTATTTTGACAGACCAGGGTAAGCAACTGATGGATAATATCCAGAAAGTTATCCAGGCGATGAAAAATGAGGAGAATGCACTGCTGAAACAGCGTACCCAGAAGGCACAAGCAGCTGGTCAGCAAACACTTGCCAGCATTGTCTATAGTATTCCCTTATTTTCTTTGCTCTTAGCTTTAATCGGATTTGCCCTGACCAGACATATTTCAGCACCGCTGAAGCAAGTTTCTGATTTAGCAGAAAAAATGGCGGATGGGGATTTATCGGTAAGTTTACCAGATAGCGATCGCCTGGATGAAGTTGGTGTGTTGACACGCACTTTCAACCAGATGATTGTTAATCTGCGAAACACAACTCAAAGAAATGAGGAGCAAAACTGGCTAAAATCTAACTTAGCTGAATTTACCCAGATGCTCCAAGGACAGCGAAATCTGGAAAGCGTGGCTCGGATGATCTTGTCAAATTTAGCACCACTGGTTGGGGCATCGCAGGGCGTTTTTTATGCGATGGACTCCATAGATGACCAGCCAGTGCTGAAGTTGTTGAGTAGTTATGCTTACAAAGAGCGGAAAAACCTGGCAAATCAGTTTCGCTTAGGTGAAGGATTGGTGGGACAATGCGCCCTAGAAAAACAAAGAATCCTTTTAACAGAAGTTCCTCATGACTATATCCGCATCAGTTCTGGCTTGGGAGAAGCACCACCGCTAAATATTATTGTCTTACCGATACTATTTGAAGCAGAGGTAAATGCTGTAATTGAACTTGCCTCTTTTGGGCCTTTTAACCAGTTGCATCTAACATTTCTAGAGCAATTGAGTGAAAATCTTGGTGTATTTTTAAATAACATTGCCTCACAATTGCAAACTCAACAACTACTTGAAGAGTCTGTTGCTTTAACAGAAGAACTACAAACCCAGCAAGAAGAACTACAGCAAAGCAATCAACGTCTAGAAGAACAGGCGCATGAGTTAGAGGAATCACAATTTTTGGTCAAGCAATCTAACGAAGAATTACAACAATTAAATGAGGAGCTAGAAGAAAAGGCAGAATTATTAGAAGCCCAAAATCAGGAAGTTGCCCGCAAGAATCGGGAAGTTGAAGGAGCGAGGCAGTCTTTGGAAGAAAAAGCTGAACAATTGGCATTGTCTTCTAAATATAAGTCAGAATTTCTCGCGAATATGTCCCACGAGTTACGGACACCGCTAAATAGCCTGTTAATTTTGGCAAGGCTGCTAGCAGATAACTCTCTCAACAATTTAACTGACAAACAAGTAGAATACAGCCGGACTATTTACTCAGCTGGAAATGATTTGCTGGAGTTGATTAATGACATTCTCGATTTAGCAAAAATTGAGTCGGGCACTATGTCGCTTGATATTGAGCAAATTGCTTTAGCAGATTTGGAAACATCTCTAGAGCAGACTTTCCGGCAAGTTGCCCATAATAAAGAACTCAGTTTTACTATTGAACTGGATGAGAAGTTACCCCCAACAATCTATAACGACTCCAAACGTCTGCAACAAGTGCTGAAAAATCTCCTAGCTAACGCTTTTAAGTTTACAGAACAGGGAAGCGTGAAGTTAAAAATAGCCGAAGTTGATAATTCCATGATTGCTTTTGCCGTCAGCGATACAGGTATAGGCATTCCAGCCGAGAAGCAGAAGATTATTTTCGAGGCATTTCAGCAGGCAGATGGAACTACCAGCCGCAAATATGGCGGGACTGGTTTAGGCTTATCAATCAGTCGTGAATTGGCTCAACTGTTGGGAGGGAGAATTGAAATAGTTAGCGAACCAGGGGAAGGAAGCACCTTCACCCTTTTCTTACCCAGGCAACAAGAAAAAAAGAATAGTCAAAATACTCTCACCACCCCACCCCCTGAGCCAATCACCTCTATCCGCACAGCATCGACTATCAAAGATGTGCCAATGGTGGAAAAAAGACCTGCGTTGATAGATACATCTTCATCCGTGAAAGTATTTACTATCCTCCCTAGTGAAATTCCAGACGATCGGGAAATAATTCAACCGGGCGATCGCACCTTGCTAATTATTGAGGATGACGATAAATTCGCCCGCATCTTACTAGATATGGCGCGTCAGCAGGGCTTTAAAACTATTGTTGCTTTACATAGTAAACAAGGTCTAGCACTAGCAGAACAGTTTAAACCCAATGCAATTATGCTAGATATCCACATGCCAGAGATGGATGGCTGGACGGTGCTGGATCGTCTGAAGCATAAACCAGATACCAGACATATACCAGTACACATCCTTTCTGTTGATGAAAGACAGCAACGTGGATTAAATCTAGGAGCAATTACCTATCTACAAAAACCTGTGTCTCCAGAAGCTCTAACTCAGGTATTGACTGACATTAAAGGCTTTATTGAGCGTCAGGTAAAAAATCTCCTGATCGTCGAAGATGACCCGGTACAAGCTCAAAGTATTATCGAACTGATTGGTAACGGTGATGTTCAGAGTACAGCAGTAGGTACGGGAGCAGAAGCCCTCTCGATTTTGCGATCGCATCACTTTGATTGTATGGTACTGGATCTCGGTCTGCCTGATATGAGCGGGTTTGCCCTCATTGAACAAATCAAGCTTGAACCCAGGCTGTTGAAACTGCCAATCATTGTATATACAGGCAAAGAACTCAGCCGACAAGAAGAAACCCAATTGCGGGGACTAGCAGAGACAATTATCATTAAAAATGTGCGATCGCCAGAACGATTGTTAGATGAAACTGCCCTATTCTTGCATCGAGTGCAAGCAAATTTGCCCCCACCAAAGCGGCAAATACTAGAACAACTACATCAAAACGATCCGGTGCTGGCTAATCGGAAAATTTTGATTGTAGATGATGATCTGCGAAATATTTTTGCCCTGACCAGCTTTTTAGAAAGCTATCAAATGCAAGTCCTATTTGCCGAAAATGGTAGAGATGGCATAGAGAAGCTGCAAACAAATCCTGATATTAATATAGTTTTGATGGATATCATGATGCCGGAAATGGATGGTTATGAAACCACCCGCGCCATCCGCCAGCAACAACAGTTTCGCTCACTACCAATCATTGCTTTAACTGCCAAAGCCATGCCAGGCGACAAGGAAAAATGCATCGAAGCTGGAGCTTCTGACTACATTACCAAACCTGTAGATACTGAGCAACTGCTTTCACTACTGCGAGTTTGGCTGTATCGGTGA
- a CDS encoding transposase, whose amino-acid sequence MTNGNIQVIENRLKLPKLGWVRFHKSLSVAVASHRASDITGKLVNVTITRTSSGKYVASILCETEIEKYPTVTQNIGLDLGIKSYLVTSVGEVVDNPKYYRTQKRKLRKAHKKLSRSVKGSSNRVKAKTKLARNTSRLRGKREKGKKKPLTQTQ is encoded by the coding sequence TTGACCAACGGTAACATTCAGGTAATAGAAAATCGTTTAAAGCTTCCGAAACTAGGTTGGGTAAGGTTCCACAAATCCCTAAGCGTTGCGGTAGCGAGTCATCGAGCGTCAGACATTACTGGAAAGCTTGTCAACGTTACGATAACTCGGACTTCTTCTGGTAAATATGTTGCTAGTATCCTGTGTGAAACTGAGATAGAAAAATATCCTACTGTTACACAGAATATTGGATTGGATTTGGGAATTAAGTCCTATCTTGTTACAAGCGTTGGTGAAGTTGTAGATAACCCAAAATATTACAGAACTCAAAAAAGAAAGCTACGTAAGGCGCACAAAAAGCTATCCCGCAGTGTAAAAGGCAGCAGTAATAGAGTCAAAGCGAAAACCAAGCTAGCTCGCAATACTTCTCGGTTAAGGGGAAAAAGGGAAAAGGGAAAGAAAAAACCTTTAACCCAAACCCAGTAA
- a CDS encoding helix-turn-helix domain-containing protein — translation MSSIQKAFKVTLIPTHNQEVLINKTIGCARYVYNRFLALRQELYATEQRTLNYNACSQQLTVLKKEIEWLKEVDKFALQNSLKNLETAYKNFFADLKKSKGKKM, via the coding sequence TTGTCATCCATCCAAAAAGCATTTAAAGTTACTCTCATACCCACACACAATCAAGAAGTCTTAATCAACAAGACGATCGGTTGTGCCAGATATGTATATAACCGCTTTTTGGCACTAAGACAAGAGTTATATGCCACTGAACAGAGGACTTTAAACTACAACGCTTGCAGTCAGCAACTAACTGTACTAAAGAAAGAAATTGAATGGCTCAAAGAGGTAGATAAGTTTGCCCTCCAAAACTCGCTCAAGAATTTAGAGACAGCATACAAAAACTTTTTTGCTGACTTAAAGAAGTCCAAAGGCAAAAAAATGTAG
- a CDS encoding RNA-guided endonuclease TnpB family protein: MQNPRSIELARTYERITNLRDDFLHKLSTRLIKENSIICIEDLRVANMVKNHKLALSISDASWSKFVAMLEYKGVWHDRIVQKVGTFYPSSQTCNCCGFVNPLVKDLNLREWNCPGCNSHNLRDKNAALNILSQGLRLLTAVGTPEVIKSACGELVSPGAIQAEIVEAGITRLQVV, from the coding sequence ATGCAAAACCCGAGAAGTATTGAGCTAGCTCGTACCTACGAACGAATTACCAATCTTAGAGATGACTTTCTGCATAAACTGTCAACTCGTCTAATCAAAGAAAACAGCATTATCTGTATTGAGGATTTGCGAGTTGCCAATATGGTGAAAAACCACAAATTAGCATTGAGTATTTCAGATGCTAGCTGGTCAAAGTTTGTCGCCATGCTTGAGTATAAAGGTGTGTGGCATGACAGAATTGTGCAAAAAGTTGGTACATTTTATCCATCATCTCAGACTTGTAACTGTTGTGGTTTTGTAAACCCATTAGTTAAAGATTTAAATCTGCGCGAATGGAATTGTCCTGGTTGCAATAGTCACAATTTGAGAGATAAAAATGCTGCCCTCAACATACTGAGTCAGGGATTGAGATTACTAACCGCCGTCGGTACGCCGGAGGTTATAAAAAGCGCCTGTGGAGAACTCGTCAGTCCTGGAGCAATTCAGGCAGAGATCGTTGAAGCAGGAATCACGCGACTTCAAGTCGTGTGA